In the genome of Caldibacillus debilis DSM 16016, the window CCCCTGGGGGGGAACCAGCCCCCCCTCTATTCCAAATCTATTTCAGAGATACCCTATCTATCTTACATTACACAAAATTCTTGACGGTACCAAATTTTACGCCCGGCGCCTGAATTTATTGAAAAAACTTGCAGGAAAATTATTACGGAGGGCGAAATATTAAGTAGATTTTCCTTGGGAGGGTAAAGAAGATGGCAGATAAACGCAGAGTAAAACCGGAAGATCTGTATGAATTGCTTTCCGTCGGAAATCCCGTTTTTTCTCCGGACGGAAAAAGGGCCGCCTATGTGGTCACCGGGATCAGCGAGGAAAAAAATGATTATTATTCCAATATTTTTGTCCTTGATCCGGAAACGAAACAATCTTTTCAATGGACGCACGGAAAATGCCGCAACCATTCCCCGGCCTGGTCGCCCGACGGAACCCGGCTCGCCTTCGTTTCCAACCGGAACGGGGATCCGCAAATATATGTCATGAACACGGATGGAGGGGAGGCCAAGCAGGTCACCGATGCGGAGAAGGGGGCGGCCAACCCGGTCTGGTCGCCGGACGGCAAAAAAATGGCCTTTACGGTCCGCGTCAAACCGGGGGAAACCGTTTTGAAAAAGGGGAAGAAGGAGGAGAAGGAGGAAAAGAAGAGGCCGGAGCCCCTTGAAGTGGAGAAGATGAAATACAAATCCGACGCAAGGGGGCTATTTGACGGGAGGTACCAGCATATCGCCGTCCTGGACCTGGAAACGGAAGACGTCCGGCTGATCACGGAAGGGGAGAACAGTTTTTCCCCGCAAGGGTGGTCCCCCGACGGAAGATACTTTGCCTTTTCCGACATCATGCACGAGGGGGACGATCTTTCCTTCCACCAGGATATTTACCTCCTCGACTGGCATACCGGAAAGACGGAAAATATCACGAAGGGGCGGGGGATGTTCAATCAATGCGCCTGGTCGAAAAGCGGGCGGTATTTGGCCGTCGTCGGCCACGGACAGGAATTTAAAAATGCGACGTTGAACAAGATCTGGATTTACGATTTGCAGGAAGGGCGGTTCGATTGCCTGTCGGAAGGTTGGGACATCGCCGTCGGCGACTTTATGATCGGCGATTTTCTGCAGGGCGTCGCCGCTCCGCGACCGGTTTGGGACGAGGACGACCGGGGGTTATATTTTCTCGCCTCGCGGGAAGGGAACACCAACCTGTATTATTCCGATTTGAAGGGAAATTTGCGGCAATTGACGAAGGTGGAAGGGCATGTGTACGGCTTTTCCGTTTCCAAAGAGGGGAAGGCGATCGTTTCCGCCGCATTTCCCGTCAAGCCGGGCGAGTTGTATGAAGCGGATCTTGAACGGGGAAGCCTTGTCCCGTTAACGGCCGTGAACCGGTCTTTTTTGGAAAGGGTGGAACTTTCCGAGCCGGAAGAGATCCGGTTCGCCGGGGCGGAAGGGGAGACCGTCCAAGGCTGGCTGATGAAGCCGGCGGGCTTCCGGGAAGGGAACAAGTATCCCCTCATTTTAGAGATTCACGGCGGCCCCCATATGATGTACGGGAACACCTATTTCCACGAATTCCAGTGCCTGGCTTCCCAAGGGTTCGCCGTCCTCTACACCAATCCCCGCGGCAGCCACGGCTACGGCCAGAAGTTTGTCAATGCGGTGCGGGGGGATTACGGAGGGAATGATTACCGGGATTTGATGCTCGCCGTCGATTATGTCTTGAACCGTTTTTCCTTCATCGATGAGAACCGGCTCGGCGTAACGGGCGGGAGCTACGGCGGCTTCATGACCAACTGGATCGTCGGCCATACGAACCGTTTCAAGGCGGCGGTCACCCAACGGTCCATTTCCAATTGGATCAGTTTTTACGGGGTGAGCGATATCGGTTATTACTTCAATGAATTTCAGCATATGCTCGATCCGTCGGATTTTGAAGGATTGTGGAAAATTTCTCCCCTGGCTTACGTGGACCATATCGAGACGCCGCTATTGATCTTGCACAGCGAAAAGGACTACCGCTGCCCGATCGAGCAGGCGGAACAATTGTTCATCGCGCTGAAGCACCGGAAGAAACCGGTGAAATTCGTCCGTTTCCCCGAAGCGAACCACGAGCTGTCCCGGAGCGGAAAACCGAATTTGCGCATCCGCCGGCTGCATTATATCGCGGATTGGTTCAAACAATATTTGCTGCCGTAAAGCCGAAAGGATGGCCGGAATCTTTCGGGAAAGCTTTTGCGCCATCGCGGCCGGCCCGTGTTTGTCGAAAGGCGCGCGGCATCATGAGATTCCGAGGCGAAGCCGTTGCCGGCCGGCGTTTCCCGCCGCGGCAGCCGTCCGCAAAGCCCTCCGGTTCGTTCCGGAGGGTTTTTCGGCGGAAAAAGCCCCATCCGCCCACCCAAGCAAAGCCGGCGGCAAGGCTCGTCCGAGGGCGCAGGTAAGGGAGCGTTTGGGCTGATCGGGCAATAGGGCCGGCGACGTTCACCTTTCCTTTCGGCCGAGGACGTCCGGGGAGGAAGGAAACCGGCCCCGGCATTTCGCCGGGAGGCGAGCATCTCATGATGACCTTTGGCGAAATGCGAAGAAACTTCCTGCCGTTTCGCCGGCCAAACCGCCCGAGATTTTTGACGGGCTTTTCCGATCTTTCTTGGAAACCAATTCCCTTTTCACATAAATTGGCAATGAAAAAATGAATTTTCCCGCGCGAAGGACCGGACGATCGGGAAAGATAAGGAAAAGGATT includes:
- a CDS encoding S9 family peptidase produces the protein MADKRRVKPEDLYELLSVGNPVFSPDGKRAAYVVTGISEEKNDYYSNIFVLDPETKQSFQWTHGKCRNHSPAWSPDGTRLAFVSNRNGDPQIYVMNTDGGEAKQVTDAEKGAANPVWSPDGKKMAFTVRVKPGETVLKKGKKEEKEEKKRPEPLEVEKMKYKSDARGLFDGRYQHIAVLDLETEDVRLITEGENSFSPQGWSPDGRYFAFSDIMHEGDDLSFHQDIYLLDWHTGKTENITKGRGMFNQCAWSKSGRYLAVVGHGQEFKNATLNKIWIYDLQEGRFDCLSEGWDIAVGDFMIGDFLQGVAAPRPVWDEDDRGLYFLASREGNTNLYYSDLKGNLRQLTKVEGHVYGFSVSKEGKAIVSAAFPVKPGELYEADLERGSLVPLTAVNRSFLERVELSEPEEIRFAGAEGETVQGWLMKPAGFREGNKYPLILEIHGGPHMMYGNTYFHEFQCLASQGFAVLYTNPRGSHGYGQKFVNAVRGDYGGNDYRDLMLAVDYVLNRFSFIDENRLGVTGGSYGGFMTNWIVGHTNRFKAAVTQRSISNWISFYGVSDIGYYFNEFQHMLDPSDFEGLWKISPLAYVDHIETPLLILHSEKDYRCPIEQAEQLFIALKHRKKPVKFVRFPEANHELSRSGKPNLRIRRLHYIADWFKQYLLP